A part of Kryptolebias marmoratus isolate JLee-2015 linkage group LG8, ASM164957v2, whole genome shotgun sequence genomic DNA contains:
- the LOC108237615 gene encoding probable N-acetyltransferase camello: MAHKNDFQFTIREYSPPDEQVVMSLFHDGILEHIYPAFFKAMSNPDHVGIALSISMAGYVLGGSSYFQAFLFGSAWTGLIYYCCHDIYDGYMMGRLSTDMADIQASYLENPDNGFWVAEADVNGQAKVVGMVAVMGKRVKEEGVKFEDWNGGVSTEFAQDARDRSYGLMSHVVVKFSWRHKKLGSQLTQKALDFCKERGYSRLTADASTPQTAAISMYQKLGFVQTASHRNMHVNRWFSKLARINVIQMEKFI, from the exons ATGGCCCACAAAAACGACT TCCAGTTCACCATCAGGGAATACAGCCCGCCAGATGAACAAGTGGTCATGTCACTCTTTCATGATGGGATTCTCGAACATATATACCCAGCGTTTTTTAAGGCCATGAGCAATCCAGACCATGTTGGCATAGCTCTGAGCATTTCCATGGCTGGCTACGTGCTAGGAGGAAGCTCCTACTTCCAAGCTTTCCTCTTTGGCAGTGCATGGACTGGCCTAATTTATTACTGCTGCCATGACATCTATGATGGCTACATGATGGGGAGACTAAGCACAGACATGGCTGACATTCAAGCCAGCTACCTGGAAAACCCAGATAACGGCTTCTGGGTGGCAGAGGCAGATGTCAATGGCCAGGCCAAGGTGGTGGGGATGGTGGCGGTGATGGGGAAGAGAGTGAAGGAAGAAGGTGTGAAGTTTGAGGACTGGAACGGAGGAGTGAGCACAGAGTTTGCTCAAGACGCCAGGGATAGAAGTTATGGACTGATGTCTCACGTGGTTGTAAAGTTTTCGTGGCGCCACAAAAAGCTGGGCTCACAGCTGACCCAAAAGGCCTTGGATTTTTGTAAAGAGCGAGGCTATTCCCGCCTCACTGCGGATGCCAGCACACCACAGACGGCTGCCATTTCCATGTACCAGAAATTAGGCTTTGTTCAAACAGCATCCCACCGTAACATGCATGTTAATCGCTGGTTCTCTAAGCTAGCCAGAATAAATGTGATTCAAATGGAGaagttcatttaa